GATTTTGAAGTCGcaatgagaaatgtttttttttttcccctcttggaAATAAAGACTTAATAgatcctttctttcttttctgcttggaatttagactttttttaaatttagatatCGAGTGCAAATAGAACCACTTTACTACATGTATtgaattctttttaatgaagcTTTCAATTAAGTTATTTGTTTATTCATAGTGATTCTTAGTTTCCTTTAAAATATTGTCCAAATGGCAAGGGCAAGAAATGCCACTGACGTGTAAAAATTGGACTACAAGTCCCATGCAACACCAGGCGCCATTACCTGTTTTCAGAGTACAGGGGACTCCTTTTATACAACATATTTCCCTATCTAGTCTTCTCCGCCTGTGGTTAGGGGTACATAGCTAACAACTATCCGCAGAGTGATAGTTTAGAACAGTTCGGGATGACTGCTTGTGTTGTTGTTGTCTGAGTTCGGTGTTGTTCGCAGTTACAAAGTGTTTCCGCCGCAGTTAGATCGGCTCCAGCTGCTCGGTAAAGGGACAGCTTGCAAGCTAACATTAGCCGATAGCCTGTGGTAGATTTACGGGCTTATATCCGCTGCTGTCCTGCCAGGTAAATATGCCAAAGCTGCTCAGCCACAATGTTTTTCTCGTTTTCGCAGCATTGACGGTGATAATTAGCCTTTTCTGAGAAGCTTTGTTTGGCTTGTGGGCTGGTTCGgcctgtttatttgtttttctgaacaTTACAGaaaggagacaaaaaaaaagcagaagttGTAGTTGGGGGTAGGCTGTTTGGTTAGCTAGGGTAACATAGACGGTTTGGTGTAAACAAAGGCTTCAGCTGCTGACTCCGGATTATCGTGAAAGCTTCACAAACCAGTATGGCGCAACACGACCCCTCTCATGTAGCCAGCTCACAAAAAGCACTGATGTTGGAAATGAAGAGCCTTCAGGAGGAGCCTGTTGAGGGATTCAAGATAACTCTGGTGGACGAGGCTGATCTGTACAACTGGGAAGTGGCCATCTTCGGACCACCAAACACTCACTATGAAGGGGGATATTTTAAGGTAAGACCATTGTATTGTCAACTAAGTTTAAGATTGACACacggagaaaagaaaacataatagATCATCTCAGCTGTATGCAGGGTTTCTTtgtagtctggaaaagtataggATTTAATAATAGAATAATATATTTGCTTATACAAGGTTTATTCATCCATATGCCTGTttgacatccatccatctccctaacttattcttccatccatcattccatccacccattaaattcaatttattaaagaagcactgatcaagCTTATCCTCACCAATACTGATTTCAGATTGTGTGAAACGTTTTTTGTTGTTCCAAGGACTATAACAGAGAAAAGAAGTGAGTTGTGCTACAGGATCTTTGAAATAGAGGAATTAGTTTGTGAATTCAGCGGAAAGGGGGAAAATAAACGAGAAGATTATTCAGTTTTTGAATCAAAGCATATATCCCTAAGCTTTAATTGATTTTTAAAccttaataaaaatctaaaatgtgggAGTTTTTAGTTTTGACGCACTTCATGAGTCTGTCAGGagaaaatccaacatttttcaGTATTTCCTGCCAATCACTAGTCAGAAATTTCAGGAATCTGAACTCTGGCTTGGTCCgtcagtctgtccatccatccttatgttttttgttatttttttttgtcaaggatccatatttaaagcctttCTACAGTGGACTCTTTTTGCCGCAAACTGAATAAACATAAACCTAAACTCAAAAGTTTTGAAATAAGAAAATTTGGCTTTGAAAAGGCTATGAAAAAAAAGTTCTGAATTTTGACATGAAAATGTGTTGTAGCCCTGTGCATGTAAAGttcagtctttttttgttttgttttttgtttaaggCTCGGATCAAGTTTCCCACAGACTATCCGTACTCCCCACCTGCTTTCCGCTTCCTCACCAAAATGTGGCATCCCAACATTTATGAGGTCAAGTATCAGGGCCGAACAGCCCGTGTTTTTCTTAACATCATGTACTTAAAAATACACAGTCAGCCTGTAGTGAAATAAAATGGTTTCCTATCTTTTAGAATGGGGATGTGTGCATTTCTATACTGCACCCACCAGTGGACGACCCACAGAGCGGAGAGCTGCCTTCGGAAAGATGGAATCCTACCCAGAATGTCCGGTCAGCAACTCCCTCATCATCATCTCTCCTCATATATCTCTCCTTTCTGATCCTTTCTCCTCCAAGCTTTGTCCTCCCTCCACCGCTTCAATAATTTAGCCGGCTCCGACTCTTATTGCATGACCTACATTATTAGTGTTATCTTCTTCACCTGTTCAGAGAACTTAACACTGGATCCACTCACTAAAGtactttaaaatattcttttattaaACGTTGTGGTTAGATCGTATCGTTTTGATGACTTGGCTGAGCATATCTATTCTCATAACCATAATAGTTTTGAAAAACAGTCaagaatcattttccttcaagATGCACCGACAATTCAGGTGGGGATCGGAACTGGACGATTTTCAGCTCTGCCCTGACTGATGACCGGCCTGccggaaactcaaaaatccgaCCTTTTTCTGATAAGTGAACGCATCATACCTAATTGTGACTGGGTCGGTTGACAATGACACTCTTTGAtatggaagttgttactgagtAGGGTTGTCAAAATATTCCAAATATCAATATAATTGTTATTGGTGTGAGCTCCTACATCGAAATGCGCTACCCGGGTACAGAGTTCGAACCTAGCAGCGCTCCggcctttttcttttcaaagttttttaagAACAACAATACGGAACATGGCGCAAATCAAGCtaaaagaaacacagacaggagTACGAAGGAAATGAACAAAAAGGATACAACTTAAGGATACCATAAACACAAAATGTCAGGGGTTTCAAATCATTCCAACATACAAAATAATAGAagtatattaaaatgttttaaaagatgaCATGTTCTAAAGGCTTTTTTATTCTTGATGTTTATTATTGAAAAAACATAATGGTTTATATACAAAGTAATTCAAACAATCCTTTATTTGTCCATCAGcagtaacatttatttctatCAAAATCAAACTTGTAGGGAATTGGAAGCACACAGTGGCACACTAAAGATAAGCACTTATaaccaaagaaaataattacacaTCTGAATCAAAGGGACATTCTCCCATAAAGGATATTAACATTAAACTACGTGTTAACTTGTGTACtttaattacatatttttttaaataatggctgACTTGTCCCGTACTTATTGATTTCGTCCCAATAAAGGAAGTTAAAACATCATTATATTGTTATctagtatattttattttctcgtAACTACAAAGAACCCTGTTTCTTCCAAAAATGATATTAAGACCTTTCTTAGCATCGATATCGAGTTTATTAAGTGAAGAAGACTCAAAACTACTTATTTTTAGCATCAGTAAGGAGTTACCAGTAAGGTCAGAGGATGGTAATAGTTATTTTAAAGGAATCTAATTTCCATGACTTGAAACATGTCTTCAGTTCATTCAGGGTGGGAGAGAGCAGATAATAGGAAGGATAAACAGAGAACCCCAGAGTCCCGCTGTTTTATCCTTATCAACCtctgtctgtcatggaacaatgctggatttggaaatattgTCTACGTTCTTCATGGAATACACACAGAAACTGCCTTTTTAGTAAGTACAGCTAATGGCTAATATAAGTCAAAGACAGTTTAAAACTCTGTAAGCATTTATTACTCAACTGCTTTCTTCTGGTAAAAATAGTTAATGAGCGCTCATGGTAGAAGCCTAGAAAAAACTATAGAAATATTATCAAGAGAAATGGAAATTGATATTCTGATCTGTGCGTCTGTAATTTTCATGCAAGTTTTACAAACAGATTAAAGGTGCTTTAGGTATTATCTTCCTttttaaagggaaaaacaaacacaggttCCATTAATGCTGTTACAGCAACGGTGCTGGCTGGGCTCCAGGTCCAGGGCTCTCAATTAATCCTCTTACAAGCTGTAATGTCCCCTGAGAGAAAGAAAATTTCAGTTCTAATCTTGTCGCCTGCTCACCTTGACCAATCATTTTCAGTTCCACCGGTGATCTGTTTCAGGTTTTCCTGTAATGTCATTCAACATGTAGAATGCTGCTTCCAGGTAATTTGAGTCAGCACTTTGCACGAATGGACCTGAGCTGCAGCTTGACGTATAGAGTTAccaggaataaaaaaaacccagagtTAGCTGCTTCACCTGCATGTTGAGTTCCTGTTGAAGTTTGGTTCTGTCAAAGGGTCGTAATATTATTCACAAGTATCTTACTTTGCCCGCTGTTTGCAGTGGCGATTAACACAATTgcttaatatttagttttattttgtcatttacagTGTAACCAAAATCCATTTCAGTAACACTCTTTCCA
This genomic interval from Girardinichthys multiradiatus isolate DD_20200921_A chromosome 6, DD_fGirMul_XY1, whole genome shotgun sequence contains the following:
- the cdc34b gene encoding cell division cycle 34 homolog (S. cerevisiae) b, giving the protein MAQHDPSHVASSQKALMLEMKSLQEEPVEGFKITLVDEADLYNWEVAIFGPPNTHYEGGYFKARIKFPTDYPYSPPAFRFLTKMWHPNIYENGDVCISILHPPVDDPQSGELPSERWNPTQNVRTILLSVISLLNEPNTFSPANVDASVMYRKWRDSKGKDREYVEIIRKQVMATKAEAERDGVKVPTTLAEYCVRTRAPAPDEGSDLFYDYYYDDDDVEGEDGDCCYDEDDSGNEES